DNA from Ptychodera flava strain L36383 chromosome 15, AS_Pfla_20210202, whole genome shotgun sequence:
tttaaggtagaacgctcctcggggacagatattcagactctcaaactttttcaatctttttctgatctaccacttgtgaggttcattttagagctcttgatgtaagaaaactttccacgtgcttagattttcgaaaatcgaaaattttagttattctctatagagttaacacagggatggcggccattttgaatttcaaatattggtaaatcttgagtaatttgtttctctaattccaaaatttgtacggtgacccctgatttttattcttgattttgaaagagaatggttgaaatattctttgaggaaagtctttcactttcgaggcgcatactacctttaaaaGGCAAAACGAAACCTCGTCAGAAAACCACTGTCACATGCTACTGGCACAGCTTAAAACCAGATGTTGAAGAGGGCCTATTTATGGTCCACTTTTCAGCATTTTCCTGTAAACAGTGtgccaaaaaacataaaaattacaaatgacctcaacagagggataaaactgcagcaagtgtgaaggaatacagtaaaaaattggccgactagcggaaaatacagtactcgttaaaataaagagcaaagttaaaacaaatacagtaaaatactaaccgaccagcgggagataaaacacttgcaaagcagagactgcgcattttagtctctgctttgcaagtgttttatctcccgctggtcggttagtattttactgtatttgttttaactttgctctttattttaacgagtactgtattttccgctagtcggccaattttttactgcCAAAAAACATGGCTTCTCTTATATCGCCCCTAATCGAATTAAGCATGTTTAAATCATACTGTCTTCACGGTAATATAAATTACGAACGTAATCACAGGTCATGACAATGATATTAGGACATTATAAGTGGCTCAACAATGATTCAAGTTATATAGATATTACCAGGTTGGTGAGATATATTACGTAGGACTATCAAATACCACTAATTAAATCGTATAGTTCTTTCGCATATGATAAGAAGTCTAACTGGAATTTTCCGGACTTTTGGACGAATTCTTcagtaaataatgacggttTCCCAATTTCTCTCTAAAATATCCCCAGGTGTCATCGAAACGGATCGAGTTAATATAACTAGGCGTCGTTCAGTTGCCAGTCCAATCGGCGTCAGTGTACTGTGGCCATGGCAAGGGAGGAGAACAGGGGCTTCGGACCAATACCTCGAAGACGAGGCAGTGCTTGGGTGAAGGGAACGTCTATTGTTTTCGCGGTGTTGCTCCTCATGCTGGCCGTGATCAATAAATCGTACTGCACTCCAGACAGCCTGGACGAATGGTCTAGGAGACAGATGAAATTTCTGCTACGATGAgcagttttcttttcatttgtcCAGTCGCAGTGATAACTTTGATCCTGAGCGAAGCTATTCGACGACTGTGTTTACTGATGGAGGAACGACGTCACCGGCGTGAACGATACGATGGTAAGTTAACGAAAGTTATCAAGGCGACCTTCAGAGTTCGACACTACCAGTCTCTTCTGGTGATAACGAGTATAGCCATTATCTGCGTTGTCGGTTTATGGGTGTATGCCAACCAATTGCTGTCTCAGTACTTCTGTCGCTACGGAGATCTCATCTTGGCAAATATGGCAGTGGCTTGTCTCATCAATGTCTTCTTCAGCCTCAAGGTATGTAAGGATTTTATCAAATGGTTTCCAAGAAGGCGTTGCATtatagacaaacagacacaagaCAAGTCACAGTTACCTTGCGGTAGCGTAGGAATGGACAAGAGATTATAGGGGATGGCATTAGAAAAAAGAGACAATTGCGCTTTTTCAGACACCACAATTTTACAGAAGCGAACATCACATCTGTGAAAGCAGTTAAGATGATCACTGCCGCGGTCCAAGTCAAACCACACATATCAAAAATTATTCGCAATCTTTGATCATGCACTACGTATATGTTAGTTCCTACAAGTTGTAAGCGAAAACGCATCGACTGGACACAGCCGTCATTTTAGGCCATGTTACAATCATTATGTCTTTCAAGCGCTATAAAACCTAGTTTTATTTCATGAAACATGTCAATTTTCAGAAGTAGTCACCAGTAGCAATAAGAGAGTACAAATAATTGGTGAATGAGCTACTGTAATATGATGTGTAAACATATTTAAAATACTGGCGTTTCAACAAAGTGTACAAGAAGAACATCTTAAAGGTGCTTTGGTTCGTTGGTTTCATGTACTTACTTTCTCCTTTTTCAGACTCTATCGGACGTGGAAATCAGTGAGTTAAGCGAAAAAGATAATCTGAACGTGGCCCATGGTCTGGCATGGTCTTACTATTTGGGATACCTGAAAATTATACTTCCAGGTAAAAACGACACATTTCGAATTATtataaacaatcatcaaaataatACAATCAACTCCATAAATTCTAAATACGAGTATATCAGAAATTAGCTGTTATCACATTTTCGCACCCTTCTCCTAGATTCTAATTTGTATATCTTTCGATCCTTGCACCAAAAGTTTACAAAGTCACCATTGAAGATGGAACATGACACAGTCGGCCGTTTTCTGTTCAGAACAAAAAATCTACAATTCAAGAATTTTCAGCATCCTGCGGTATCAAACTGAACGCAAGATACAGAAAACCCTATTGATAACTATTGATCTAaccatttattgattttttggcCTTTTATAGAGTTAGAGAACACAATCGCTAAGTCAAAATGGAATGACGAAATGAAAGGTGGTCGTCTCCTCGCCAAGCTGTTTATAGTGATTCCCGAGTGTTGTGACGTTCCGGGGCACGACAACTTGCAAGAGGATTACCCGGGCGTCAAATACGAGGAGAAGCTCCCGCCTTTGGAAGCAGACCGTGCAGGAGTAAAGAAACGACCGTATACCAACTCAGTGTATCCAAGTCACTGGCGATACCGGATTTGTAAGTTTACCATGATGGGGAAAAGAACGGTGATAGAGGATGTTAGACGGCAAAGAGGATACTAGACATGACGTTTCATACTGTTtaacatttttcactttttctctAGTTTTCTCTTTCCTTTCACTTTCTGAAGCACTTCCTGAAGCACGCAGCACTGATAGCCCAAAACACAGAATATGGCATGCAAGTCTGTTGTTGGTACATTTCAGTAAAAACTATTGATACTTCTCAAACTAGAACAGTGTATTCGACGAGAAAATTTTGTGATTGGCAATTCATATTCCAGCAACGACAGCACGGTATTACTATACTTAAACAGTTACCACATCGTCAAAGTTGTATGCATTTTGGTGGGTATGGTATTGCTCAAAATAATGCAGCTTGTGATGATATCAATAAGACATGACGACCGTTGCTtccattattaatattaatcttTATTAAAACTCGATAACTCATCCAGCCGGAGCAGGATTTGATTTTTATCAGCCTACTAATCAAATATTGCCCCTTTACCCACATGATCAATTCGACAACCTTAGTTGAAGTGTACGATCTTTGTATAGGCTACCAACTCCTTGCTGACCTACTCCTTTAATGTTACACTCCCCACCATACAGATGGCATCTAACATCAGGGCGGTGTGTAGAAGTGTTTTGATTGTGAACATGTTTTGCAGGGCAGGATGTCAATAAAGCGGATAATACcatgtaaaatattatcttCAAATATTTTGGTAGTGGGAGATAAATAGGAAGACCATGCCGTATATGCACGTCGATCGCAGTGCCCTATGACGTATGCATCTGTTGGTACCTCAAAAGCGGAAATTATAGATCTTGGATATACGATTTCTACATCTACGCAGCCGATGTGGGCCAGCTTGTtgaccatgtaacaattgttgtagacttggttcaagtctgtgatttgtgaatgtttgagtggagtgaacgcaatgatttgtattttgctttcatgtgaaacgcgcgcgtgagtggacgcgatgagaagggtgaacgcgatgagtggagtgaacgctatacagcggagtttcacccggaatcaaatcaaatcaaatccggcagaaactaactcactactgcgcagactcaaacgtgacgcattcaatcgctgggaaaacctggcgtgagctgccaaagtccggataggtttgtacgaaataggagagacacaagagaaactattataaatgattttatttttttaaaattcaccgacttgaaccaagtctataatTGTTGTATCGACAGGCTCATTACTGCATTTTGGAATATGCGACGCCCGTGGTTTCGCTGCGCCAGATGTCGAACATTCCCGAGGCTGGCTTGAGTGCCCAAGATAGACACCGACAGGTTCAGATATTCATGCGAACACT
Protein-coding regions in this window:
- the LOC139152262 gene encoding stimulator of interferon genes protein-like; translation: MAVACLINVFFSLKTLSDVEISELSEKDNLNVAHGLAWSYYLGYLKIILPELENTIAKSKWNDEMKGGRLLAKLFIVIPECCDVPGHDNLQEDYPGVKYEEKLPPLEADRAGVKKRPYTNSVYPSHWRYRICKFTMMGKRTVIEDAHYCILEYATPVVSLRQMSNIPEAGLSAQDRHRQVQIFMRTLQQILDKAPECSRRCVLVPISGKDNERSALAKSILKAIKQVNDEEYIIEDSEDE